In Mycolicibacterium phocaicum, one DNA window encodes the following:
- a CDS encoding Mu transposase C-terminal domain-containing protein: MAEGTRVIADSEGPCSDDGFEVAGVVFSQLGASERKEVVERAAHIREVLTGFRSGSEELALPDEPRPQYGTDVPLSKRYASKAHELGVGKRTVQRWVQQFQECGEAGLVSTRDKTSAGLGANVDPRWTDIAVEVMVEHADQSRPSQTMVIKRTNARAIARFGEGIVEIPSRATAFRVLADLEKRHPTFRLSTKRNRDIADRPDGVYGKLRPTRPGEYMLMDTTRLDVFAMDPITLRWVQVELTVGMDWYTRCITGIRLTPVSTKSVDAAAVLYQTYRPRPAGKDWPPHAVWPEHGVPRSVLIDVEAVDGPFLGAAGPAIVPETIVIDHGKIYVCVHMTSVCQRLGISIQPARLRTGRDKGPVERFFRTIREDLLQILPGYKGPDIHSRGLDPESEAFFYLDELEAIIRDWVAIEYHHRPHDSLIDPRVPGLRMSPAQMFEHGLARAGYIEAPRDRDLAYEFLKTEWRTIQHYGVELDKRIYNGPALNPYRNMTSHYTGKAKGRWPIHYDPDDITRAYFRDPQTRTWHALVWEHAPSIDMPFSEDALDFARKLAADKYTYPNDKLAVADLFERWNLGLGTTLAERRMALRLSRAARLIDEPPPGGGVAALPAVAQVLAISAPAAAPCTDEVNQDADPELGDDDTDDDFDVPDDNFYAEALEDA; encoded by the coding sequence ATGGCAGAGGGCACCCGGGTGATAGCGGACTCTGAGGGGCCTTGCAGCGATGATGGTTTCGAAGTCGCAGGGGTGGTCTTCTCTCAGCTCGGCGCCAGTGAACGTAAAGAAGTGGTTGAGCGTGCCGCTCACATTCGCGAGGTACTTACCGGGTTTCGTTCGGGCAGTGAAGAATTGGCTCTTCCGGACGAGCCGAGACCGCAGTACGGCACCGATGTGCCATTGTCGAAGCGCTACGCCAGCAAGGCGCATGAGCTTGGTGTTGGGAAGCGTACGGTCCAGCGTTGGGTTCAGCAGTTCCAAGAATGCGGTGAAGCAGGGCTTGTTTCGACGCGAGACAAGACGTCCGCGGGCCTGGGCGCCAATGTGGATCCGCGGTGGACTGACATCGCGGTTGAAGTGATGGTCGAGCATGCAGACCAGTCGCGGCCGTCGCAAACGATGGTCATCAAGCGGACCAACGCCAGAGCCATCGCCCGATTCGGTGAGGGTATTGTCGAAATACCGTCGCGCGCTACGGCATTTCGCGTGCTTGCCGACTTGGAGAAACGACATCCGACGTTCCGGCTGAGCACCAAACGCAACCGCGACATCGCTGACCGCCCAGATGGGGTGTACGGAAAGCTCCGCCCGACCAGACCCGGCGAGTACATGCTAATGGACACCACGCGCCTGGATGTCTTCGCGATGGATCCGATCACCTTGCGGTGGGTGCAGGTAGAACTGACCGTCGGAATGGACTGGTATACCCGCTGTATCACCGGGATTCGGCTGACTCCGGTGTCGACGAAATCGGTGGACGCCGCTGCGGTCCTATACCAGACCTATCGACCACGACCGGCTGGCAAGGACTGGCCTCCGCATGCCGTATGGCCCGAGCATGGTGTGCCGAGATCAGTTTTGATTGATGTGGAGGCGGTTGACGGACCGTTCCTCGGCGCAGCGGGCCCAGCGATCGTGCCGGAGACCATCGTGATCGATCACGGCAAGATCTACGTCTGCGTGCACATGACGAGTGTCTGTCAGCGACTGGGGATTTCGATCCAGCCGGCGCGTTTACGGACCGGCCGAGACAAAGGACCGGTGGAGAGATTCTTCCGCACGATTCGCGAAGACCTGCTGCAAATCCTGCCGGGATACAAGGGGCCAGATATTCATTCGCGCGGCCTCGACCCGGAATCTGAAGCGTTCTTCTACCTCGACGAGTTGGAAGCGATCATCCGAGACTGGGTGGCCATCGAGTATCACCACCGGCCGCACGACAGCCTGATCGATCCGCGGGTGCCGGGGTTGCGCATGTCACCGGCACAGATGTTTGAGCACGGCCTGGCCCGTGCCGGATACATCGAAGCGCCCCGGGATCGCGACCTGGCATACGAATTTCTCAAGACCGAATGGCGCACGATTCAGCATTATGGAGTCGAGTTGGACAAGCGCATCTACAATGGGCCAGCGCTGAACCCTTACCGCAACATGACCAGCCACTACACGGGAAAAGCCAAGGGCCGCTGGCCGATTCACTACGACCCCGACGACATCACACGCGCCTACTTCCGGGATCCGCAGACCCGCACGTGGCATGCGTTGGTGTGGGAGCATGCCCCATCAATCGACATGCCATTCAGTGAAGACGCCTTAGATTTCGCCCGCAAACTCGCCGCCGACAAATACACCTACCCCAACGACAAACTCGCTGTCGCTGACCTCTTTGAACGCTGGAACCTGGGGCTGGGAACCACGCTGGCCGAACGTCGAATGGCACTGCGCCTCTCCCGCGCGGCTCGGCTGATCGACGAACCTCCGCCTGGCGGCGGCGTCGCCGCGTTGCCCGCCGTCGCACAGGTTTTGGCGATCAGTGCGCCTGCGGCCGCGCCATGCACGGATGAGGTCAATCAGGACGCCGATCCCGAACTGGGCGATGACGACACCGACGACGACTTCGACGTCCCCGATGACAATTTCTACGCCGAGGCACTGGAGGACGCATGA
- a CDS encoding AAA family ATPase produces MTTKTAARRDADAALDNLTVARKEGWQRFVNTAARITPEALTRSQLERLGEAAFEDYNRQRREWHANLGPIKTPQLAGLQEDLWDIVDSNVQDGDKAKGAVALDGPAGLGKTTLVLDFAKKFHRREIAEHGLQTEEGHERWPVCRVGLTGNTGMVDFNRALLAFFAHPGNGKGKAAEFAHRALDCVLSCQTKLLIVDDLHFLQWRNTAGVAISNHFKYIANEFPVTMIFIGVGLSARGIFSEGASYEDAVIAQTGRRTTKLDIRAFDIESDEGRREWRQLLLALEQRIVLADKYPGMLADQLSDYLFARSTGHIGSLMTLINRGCQRAVRTGTEALTVELLNRIKIDEASEQARPEKELAFESGRLTTSIRKAG; encoded by the coding sequence ATGACCACGAAGACAGCGGCACGCCGTGACGCTGACGCCGCCCTGGACAATCTCACGGTCGCGCGTAAGGAGGGATGGCAACGATTCGTCAACACCGCCGCGAGGATCACGCCAGAAGCGTTGACCCGGAGCCAACTTGAACGACTCGGCGAGGCGGCATTCGAGGACTACAACCGGCAGCGCCGCGAGTGGCACGCCAACCTCGGCCCCATCAAGACTCCCCAATTGGCCGGACTGCAGGAAGACTTGTGGGACATCGTCGATAGCAACGTCCAAGACGGCGACAAAGCCAAAGGAGCAGTGGCCCTCGATGGCCCGGCAGGTCTCGGGAAGACCACTTTGGTGCTCGATTTCGCCAAGAAGTTCCATCGTCGCGAAATCGCGGAACACGGACTGCAAACCGAGGAAGGCCACGAACGGTGGCCGGTCTGCCGGGTCGGGCTGACCGGTAACACCGGCATGGTCGACTTCAACCGGGCGCTACTAGCGTTTTTCGCCCATCCGGGAAACGGTAAGGGCAAGGCCGCCGAGTTCGCTCATCGAGCCCTCGACTGTGTCCTCAGTTGCCAGACCAAGTTGTTGATCGTGGACGACCTGCACTTTCTGCAGTGGCGCAACACTGCGGGCGTGGCTATCAGTAACCACTTCAAGTACATCGCCAACGAATTTCCCGTCACGATGATCTTCATCGGCGTAGGATTGTCCGCGCGCGGTATTTTCTCCGAGGGTGCCTCGTACGAGGACGCCGTGATTGCTCAAACAGGACGCCGCACCACCAAACTCGACATCCGGGCCTTCGACATCGAAAGCGACGAGGGACGGCGCGAATGGCGCCAACTGCTTCTCGCGCTGGAGCAGCGGATCGTCCTCGCCGACAAGTACCCGGGGATGCTCGCCGACCAGCTGTCGGACTACCTCTTTGCCCGCAGCACCGGGCACATCGGATCGCTGATGACGTTGATCAACCGCGGCTGCCAACGCGCCGTCCGCACCGGTACCGAAGCCCTGACAGTCGAATTGCTGAACCGGATCAAGATCGATGAAGCCTCCGAACAGGCCCGCCCCGAGAAAGAGCTGGCGTTCGAGTCGGGCCGACTGACCACCAGCATCCGCAAAGCCGGCTAA
- a CDS encoding helix-turn-helix domain-containing protein, whose translation MPDPAGSYLSDLKALANRVLSCAVDKDLGPGLPSDVIDTFELAWDTTGRCVSHDIGPTDRLTAGTSAAHAAVTLSAALRILDHDDFRQAGAAMRWLIDVSRDNGVKVSAVTGAKWGGKPSPAAQAIQLAALGPAMKPTDQLRYRVFAARPRLPATTGKGIDGAAAHLPSMLWPAFTLPFASDNAGQLSLRPALAAAVLLVGARLSSEGAAMWLGSLTTYTDVSRIVSLLQEIGMWTAAGTVLTRISDYIADNGAPIDYDRRRRLDYSDLLPEATWHHLCVQTDEDPGQGPKHTLVRHAMFEELSGLPCSKAPFAGEKPAGRLQIDRFPADLHPQLTARLEEHAHMFLADRGVNGEPLTWQPPLSLLDDLQLPNGRIDRSTAAALRWALYNPPEQSGTPNGGFGTTLHAIYVAARARHPDHRWGPSDQAGTTIRGRRSAEPTHHDIAKAALTPEELYDLHINQNLGLQHIADSVGVGIHAIYRLAHEYAVPLGTARRARQSEDDARWLHEQYVAGKRSISDIARDHGIKKHTLTKVAERHSIPMRGRGALSHQKHLDALRAAQSAPEVLRPVLESFGGAARLRRFAFVASYPTITAAAEALGRSPSAITSQMHRLDRQLGGRLLTRGQYNKPMTLTDLGLRVLASIFRGDCCGLGLMPSCAVG comes from the coding sequence GTGCCCGATCCCGCCGGCAGTTACCTCTCCGATCTCAAAGCACTTGCCAACCGGGTGTTGTCCTGTGCGGTCGACAAGGATCTCGGCCCAGGGCTCCCATCCGACGTGATCGACACGTTCGAACTGGCCTGGGACACCACGGGTCGCTGCGTATCCCATGACATCGGACCCACCGACAGGCTCACTGCCGGCACATCCGCAGCACACGCCGCCGTCACGCTGTCGGCCGCACTTCGCATCCTTGACCACGACGACTTCCGCCAGGCCGGTGCAGCGATGCGATGGTTGATCGACGTCTCCCGCGACAACGGAGTGAAAGTGTCCGCGGTCACCGGCGCGAAATGGGGCGGGAAGCCCAGCCCAGCGGCCCAAGCGATCCAGTTAGCCGCACTCGGACCGGCCATGAAACCGACCGATCAGCTGCGCTACCGCGTCTTCGCCGCGCGACCACGCCTACCGGCAACGACAGGCAAGGGGATCGACGGGGCCGCCGCCCACCTGCCCTCCATGCTGTGGCCCGCGTTCACGCTGCCGTTCGCCTCGGACAACGCCGGCCAACTATCCCTGCGGCCCGCGCTGGCGGCGGCGGTGCTGCTGGTCGGCGCGCGCCTGTCGTCGGAAGGCGCCGCGATGTGGCTCGGATCGCTGACGACCTACACCGACGTCTCCCGAATAGTGAGTCTGCTGCAGGAGATTGGAATGTGGACGGCAGCCGGCACCGTGCTGACACGAATATCGGACTACATCGCAGACAACGGGGCACCGATCGACTACGACAGGCGACGACGCCTCGACTACAGCGACCTGCTGCCGGAGGCGACTTGGCACCACCTGTGTGTGCAGACCGATGAAGACCCCGGACAGGGGCCTAAGCACACGCTGGTGCGCCACGCAATGTTCGAAGAGCTCAGCGGACTCCCCTGCAGCAAGGCACCTTTCGCGGGCGAAAAACCCGCTGGGCGGCTGCAGATCGACCGGTTTCCCGCCGATCTCCACCCGCAACTGACCGCGCGTCTGGAAGAGCACGCCCACATGTTTCTCGCCGATCGTGGCGTTAACGGTGAGCCGCTGACATGGCAACCGCCATTGTCGTTGCTCGATGATCTGCAATTACCGAACGGCCGGATCGACCGCTCCACCGCCGCAGCACTGCGCTGGGCGCTGTACAACCCGCCAGAGCAGTCGGGCACGCCGAACGGCGGCTTCGGAACCACGCTGCACGCCATCTATGTGGCCGCCCGTGCCCGACACCCCGATCATCGGTGGGGACCATCCGATCAGGCCGGCACCACAATCCGTGGGCGCCGCAGTGCAGAACCTACCCACCACGACATCGCCAAAGCCGCCCTCACCCCCGAGGAACTCTACGACCTACACATCAACCAAAACCTGGGCCTCCAACACATAGCCGACAGCGTCGGGGTCGGCATCCACGCCATCTATCGATTAGCACACGAATACGCTGTGCCGCTGGGCACCGCCCGCCGGGCCCGGCAATCCGAGGACGACGCGCGCTGGCTCCATGAGCAGTACGTAGCCGGGAAAAGATCGATATCAGACATCGCTCGCGACCACGGCATCAAGAAACACACCCTGACCAAGGTCGCGGAACGGCACAGCATCCCGATGCGTGGCCGCGGAGCCCTCAGCCACCAAAAACACCTCGACGCACTCCGGGCCGCGCAGAGCGCACCCGAAGTTCTCCGTCCAGTCCTGGAAAGTTTCGGCGGCGCCGCCCGTCTACGACGCTTCGCCTTCGTTGCCAGCTACCCAACGATCACCGCCGCCGCCGAAGCCCTCGGCAGGAGCCCCAGTGCAATCACGAGCCAGATGCACCGACTCGACCGACAGCTGGGCGGCCGGCTACTAACCCGCGGCCAATATAACAAACCAATGACATTGACAGACTTAGGTTTACGGGTACTAGCCTCGATTTTTCGTGGTGATTGTTGTGGGCTCGGTCTGATGCCGAGTTGTGCTGTTGGGTAG
- a CDS encoding IS1380 family transposase, which produces MKNIAVTRRVKVSADGHGVVSHAGMGMLRELADRTGLSAQVTAALADTYRGPWVYAPGEVFADLAAAVADGADCIDAVGQLCGDREHVLGAKASTTTMWRLIDQRIDAAHLPGVRAARAAARAAAWAAGAAPTTEGWLHIDIDATLVIDHSDNKAGAAPTWKKTFGLHPLLAFLDRPEIAGGEALAGLLRAGNAGSNTASDHVIVLHQALASLPPRWRPDPDHPDHRQAPKVLVRSDTAGATHRFADACRAAGVGFSFGYPVDVRVQDAVDTLTLGDCWYPAIDTDGGIRDGAWVAEATDLVNLASWPTGTRLILRKERPHPGAQLRFTDADGMRVTAFITDTGAGVIAGQVAGLELRHRQHARIEDRIRELKATGLRNLPCQSFWANAAWLEIVLAATDLVTWTRLIGFTDHPQLGRCEVQTFRYRVLHVAARITRSARQTQLRIDVTWRWATAIAAAWHRIRTAFG; this is translated from the coding sequence GTGAAGAATATCGCGGTTACACGACGGGTGAAAGTGTCAGCTGACGGTCACGGGGTCGTGTCGCATGCCGGGATGGGCATGCTGCGCGAGCTCGCCGACCGGACCGGCCTATCGGCGCAGGTCACCGCCGCGTTGGCCGACACCTACCGCGGCCCGTGGGTGTACGCGCCCGGAGAGGTGTTCGCTGATCTGGCGGCTGCAGTCGCCGACGGCGCGGACTGCATCGACGCAGTCGGTCAACTGTGCGGTGACCGTGAACACGTGCTCGGGGCGAAAGCCTCGACGACCACGATGTGGCGGCTGATCGATCAGCGGATCGACGCCGCCCACCTACCTGGGGTGCGTGCTGCCCGGGCCGCGGCGCGGGCGGCGGCCTGGGCTGCTGGCGCCGCCCCCACCACCGAGGGCTGGCTGCATATCGACATCGACGCCACCCTGGTCATCGACCATTCCGACAACAAAGCCGGGGCTGCCCCGACCTGGAAGAAGACGTTCGGGCTGCATCCGTTGCTGGCGTTTCTGGACCGCCCGGAGATTGCCGGCGGGGAAGCCCTGGCCGGGCTGCTGCGAGCCGGTAACGCCGGCTCCAACACCGCCTCCGACCACGTCATCGTCCTGCACCAGGCCTTGGCGTCCCTGCCGCCGCGGTGGCGGCCCGACCCCGACCATCCCGATCATCGGCAGGCACCGAAGGTGTTGGTGCGCTCCGATACCGCCGGAGCCACCCACAGATTCGCCGATGCGTGCCGCGCCGCGGGGGTGGGGTTCTCCTTCGGCTACCCGGTCGATGTGCGGGTGCAAGACGCAGTCGACACCCTCACCCTGGGTGATTGCTGGTATCCGGCGATCGACACCGACGGTGGTATCCGCGACGGCGCCTGGGTCGCTGAGGCCACCGACCTGGTCAACCTCGCGTCCTGGCCGACCGGCACCCGCCTCATCCTGCGCAAAGAACGCCCCCACCCCGGCGCCCAGCTGCGGTTCACCGACGCCGACGGCATGCGGGTCACCGCGTTCATCACCGACACCGGAGCTGGTGTCATCGCCGGGCAGGTCGCCGGGCTGGAGTTGCGGCACCGCCAGCACGCCCGCATCGAGGACCGGATCCGCGAACTCAAAGCCACCGGCCTGCGCAACCTGCCCTGCCAGTCCTTTTGGGCCAACGCCGCCTGGCTCGAAATCGTCCTGGCCGCAACCGACCTGGTCACCTGGACCCGGCTCATCGGATTCACCGACCACCCTCAATTGGGCCGCTGCGAAGTTCAGACGTTCCGCTACCGGGTCCTGCACGTGGCCGCCCGCATCACCCGCAGCGCCCGCCAAACCCAGCTACGCATCGACGTCACCTGGCGATGGGCCACAGCGATCGCGGCCGCCTGGCACCGCATCCGCACCGCCTTCGGCTGA
- a CDS encoding helix-turn-helix domain-containing protein, which yields MEIEDKGGQRLLRRVADPAYAERITEIRNAMREMDRAYAGRLASIRKAAQLTQEDMATRLGKRQSAVSKLERQHDLLLSTLARYIRAAGPEAELVVTVGGHELRYAIDEFVSSGADDPYPAVIGPVHDISGVARRLNLSEKAIEQYVARNELLACRTSEGMQVFPAFQFHDDGQLIPGLGTVLQIMVEGTEDRWQVALWLSTPSEDLRGRRPYEALKAGRVKAVEKLARQTAARWLH from the coding sequence ATGGAGATTGAGGACAAGGGTGGCCAGCGCCTGCTACGCAGGGTCGCTGATCCTGCCTACGCTGAGCGCATCACGGAGATTCGCAATGCTATGCGCGAGATGGACCGGGCGTACGCCGGGCGCCTGGCGAGCATCCGGAAGGCCGCGCAGCTCACCCAGGAAGATATGGCTACCCGGCTCGGCAAGAGACAATCGGCAGTGTCCAAACTGGAACGCCAGCACGATCTTCTGCTGTCGACACTTGCTCGCTATATCCGCGCCGCGGGCCCCGAGGCGGAGTTGGTCGTCACCGTTGGTGGCCACGAATTGCGTTACGCCATAGATGAATTCGTGTCCAGCGGGGCCGACGATCCGTATCCTGCCGTGATCGGCCCGGTCCACGACATTAGCGGGGTCGCCCGGCGCCTGAACCTTTCAGAAAAGGCAATCGAGCAGTACGTCGCACGTAACGAGCTGTTGGCGTGCCGAACATCCGAGGGCATGCAGGTTTTTCCAGCCTTCCAGTTCCACGACGACGGGCAGCTCATTCCCGGTTTAGGAACGGTGTTGCAGATCATGGTCGAAGGCACCGAAGATCGATGGCAGGTCGCGCTGTGGTTGTCCACGCCGAGTGAGGACCTGCGTGGACGACGTCCGTACGAGGCGTTAAAGGCGGGGCGGGTCAAAGCGGTTGAGAAGTTAGCGCGTCAGACCGCTGCGCGGTGGCTTCACTAG
- a CDS encoding PIN domain-containing protein translates to MPIKDTGRRSLQNGAVGQRRMVLVDIENVVGGSAEVGEHIGWAKATVGRLVSARPGDHVVVGCGPSGLLELGCTWTHVRYVVRSGPDGADLALLEVLEENIARRFTELVLVSGDGIFADAIGGLAARGIRTTVVAHRDGLSRVLELAAHTVNFLPDRPTPRPGSAVTHKEVA, encoded by the coding sequence ATGCCAATCAAGGACACGGGCCGCCGCTCCCTGCAGAACGGTGCAGTTGGCCAGCGCCGCATGGTGCTGGTGGATATCGAAAACGTCGTTGGCGGGTCCGCCGAGGTAGGCGAACACATTGGATGGGCAAAGGCGACCGTGGGGCGCCTAGTTTCGGCACGCCCCGGCGACCATGTCGTGGTTGGCTGCGGTCCTTCCGGGCTCCTTGAGCTGGGCTGCACGTGGACCCACGTGCGATACGTCGTACGTTCGGGACCCGACGGCGCAGACTTGGCCCTCCTCGAGGTACTCGAGGAGAACATCGCCCGGAGATTCACGGAGCTCGTCCTTGTGTCCGGCGACGGAATCTTCGCCGATGCCATAGGCGGCTTAGCCGCACGAGGCATTCGCACCACGGTCGTTGCCCACCGAGACGGTCTATCGCGGGTGTTGGAGCTCGCCGCCCACACGGTGAATTTCCTACCGGATCGTCCAACACCGCGTCCCGGCTCAGCTGTGACACACAAGGAAGTCGCCTGA
- a CDS encoding N-6 DNA methylase yields MNDSPNALLTPSQIADLAGVSRSAVTNWRKRPSSIPFPEPVPGSDAKPLYDRSQVIAWLAATKPEIQIRQDHGQAALTHALNAMRVSVPASEATELALALCCARKLSAEGDDSNWQRIRASDPLQIVEAFREVADQASAQDVRWRDISAVADKIGHWARARSAIDAISAVVRVVDAIDPEYLAEAADEVLRRSAAERGRAAGYGLGEHGLVGSRISELLSNLASPAKGLVYDPACGIGEALIQTWTKSAGKVQTVGHEINEQALSIARMRSSLHGIDTKYALQDVLDGDPDPGLRADVVIAEPPFGLDWSRSQNIADPRWAFGVPPTNNSELAWIQHAIAHLKPGGCAYVVTSVSSLFARHRSAAIRAELLRSGWIEAVVLLPPKMLPHTGIQLALWVLRQADHPSGTVPVLLVDGSDAVTPETRVASWLTLGEGCPVDDAPPYAPVQTMDLLADDAQLDPRRWVQTPGSDPEDVAARFRNSHEALGEALAVLLDHAVVPVTHGPNATPRVLTVKELVQLGVASIQNGRAKLDDLDNEDGTLLVKPSDVRDGLPFLAAAAVERIAPMDEPDDRTRAGDVLVTTLNTVRAAVDELGGRILGNGVHRLRVDQKQCSPSFVAHCLGGSWNERFNKGSTIQRVDLRDLEIPMLPLWEQEQLANAVREVEQLARHAQAVAEAATSAAAAILDAVRYDAPIGGDK; encoded by the coding sequence ATGAACGATTCGCCCAACGCGCTGCTCACGCCTAGCCAGATCGCCGACTTGGCTGGCGTGTCACGAAGTGCAGTCACCAATTGGCGGAAGCGACCAAGCAGTATCCCGTTCCCGGAGCCGGTTCCAGGCTCCGACGCCAAGCCGCTTTACGACCGGTCACAAGTCATTGCGTGGCTGGCGGCCACGAAGCCGGAAATTCAGATTCGGCAAGACCACGGACAAGCTGCACTCACCCATGCGTTGAACGCCATGCGAGTCAGTGTTCCCGCTTCCGAGGCGACCGAACTCGCTCTCGCATTGTGCTGCGCACGCAAGTTGTCCGCCGAGGGTGATGATTCGAATTGGCAGCGGATTCGAGCTTCTGACCCGCTCCAAATCGTGGAAGCATTCCGCGAGGTAGCTGATCAAGCAAGTGCTCAGGATGTGCGCTGGCGTGACATATCTGCCGTGGCCGACAAAATTGGCCACTGGGCACGCGCCAGGAGCGCGATTGATGCGATCAGCGCAGTCGTGAGGGTCGTCGACGCTATCGATCCCGAGTATCTGGCCGAAGCAGCCGACGAAGTACTCAGGCGCAGCGCCGCCGAACGTGGTCGCGCGGCCGGCTATGGGCTTGGAGAACACGGGCTCGTGGGGTCGCGAATCTCCGAACTCTTGTCGAACCTCGCGTCGCCCGCCAAGGGTCTCGTCTATGACCCCGCGTGCGGCATCGGCGAGGCACTCATCCAGACCTGGACAAAGAGCGCCGGCAAAGTGCAGACCGTCGGTCATGAAATCAATGAGCAGGCTTTGAGCATTGCCCGGATGCGTAGTTCACTCCACGGAATCGATACGAAGTACGCGCTTCAAGACGTGCTGGACGGCGACCCGGACCCAGGCCTTCGCGCTGATGTTGTTATCGCCGAACCGCCCTTCGGGTTGGACTGGTCGCGGTCGCAAAACATTGCCGATCCGCGTTGGGCCTTCGGCGTACCGCCGACGAACAACTCCGAATTGGCATGGATCCAACATGCAATTGCCCATCTGAAGCCGGGTGGATGCGCCTATGTCGTAACGTCGGTCAGCTCGCTGTTTGCGCGGCACCGCAGCGCCGCGATTCGGGCTGAGCTGTTGCGGTCGGGGTGGATAGAAGCGGTAGTTCTATTGCCACCAAAAATGCTGCCTCACACCGGCATTCAACTGGCATTGTGGGTGTTGCGCCAGGCGGATCACCCGTCCGGCACAGTTCCTGTTTTGTTGGTTGATGGGTCAGACGCAGTGACTCCAGAAACCCGCGTAGCGTCTTGGTTAACTCTCGGCGAGGGTTGCCCCGTCGATGACGCGCCGCCCTATGCGCCAGTACAGACGATGGACCTACTCGCCGACGACGCTCAGCTCGATCCCCGTCGCTGGGTGCAAACGCCCGGTTCAGACCCGGAAGATGTAGCGGCCCGTTTCAGGAATTCACACGAAGCATTGGGAGAGGCTCTCGCCGTATTGTTGGATCATGCGGTAGTGCCGGTAACTCATGGACCGAACGCGACACCACGCGTACTGACCGTGAAAGAACTCGTCCAGCTCGGCGTGGCATCGATCCAGAACGGGCGGGCAAAGCTCGACGATCTCGACAACGAAGATGGCACTCTGCTGGTGAAGCCCAGCGATGTGCGCGACGGATTACCGTTCCTGGCGGCGGCGGCCGTCGAGCGTATCGCCCCAATGGACGAACCTGACGACCGAACCCGTGCAGGTGACGTACTAGTTACGACTTTGAACACCGTGCGGGCTGCAGTCGACGAGCTAGGCGGACGAATCCTTGGGAATGGTGTGCATCGGCTCCGCGTCGATCAAAAGCAGTGCAGCCCAAGTTTCGTGGCGCACTGCCTCGGCGGCTCCTGGAACGAACGTTTCAACAAGGGCTCGACTATTCAGCGAGTTGACCTGCGTGACTTAGAGATTCCGATGCTCCCGCTTTGGGAGCAGGAGCAGCTTGCTAACGCAGTGCGTGAGGTCGAGCAGTTAGCTCGGCACGCCCAGGCGGTAGCCGAGGCGGCAACATCCGCCGCCGCGGCCATTCTTGACGCGGTGCGCTACGACGCTCCGATTGGCGGAGACAAGTGA